Genomic DNA from Longimicrobiales bacterium:
CCGATCTGCGACATGGGCAGCTACCAGCGTTTCGTCCGCAACCTGCACCTGTCGCCTGAGGAGACCGAGCTGGTCCTGTGGAAGAACTCGGCGCGGCTGTTCCGCATCGACACGGCCGCGATACCGCCGATCACGGTGGACCCGGCCGCCGTCACCGCGGAGCCGCATGCATGACGGATGAAGTCCGGATCTTCGAGATCCGCGATGAACGCGAGCCGATGGCCGAGGCAGCTCTCGCCGTTATCGCCGACATGTTCGCGGCGCACGAGCGCCAGCCTCTCGCCGAGCTCCGCTCCGAGCTGGCGGAGCGTCGTCTCGGCATGCTCTCCGGCTATAATTTCCACCTGCTGACCGCCCTTTACGACGACGACGAAACACCGGCGGGGACGATTGCGGGACTCTATCTCGATGGCGTGAATGCCGGCTTCATCACCTACCTGGCCGTGCGCCGCCAGCATCGCGGCCGGCGCCTCGCGCGGCTGCTGCGGCCGCGACTCATCGAGGTGTTTCGCGCGGACGCGCGACGTGAGGAGTACGACGATCTGGCCTGGGTG
This window encodes:
- a CDS encoding GNAT family N-acetyltransferase; the encoded protein is MTDEVRIFEIRDEREPMAEAALAVIADMFAAHERQPLAELRSELAERRLGMLSGYNFHLLTALYDDDETPAGTIAGLYLDGVNAGFITYLAVRRQHRGRRLARLLRPRLIEVFRADARREEYDDLAWVLGEVRADSPWLRRLVRTRGAIPFDIRYYHPGMSLDSDERYILYRQPIGDKRQELPVELVRRTLFAIYRRGYRVRYPLNRDIFNNMLEQLEGRDYIGVHPDYRELLCNPPEPRMSAAPRTRPAPESSNP